In the genome of Pontibacter actiniarum, the window ACCGGCGACCTGGCTTTCTTCTACGACCGCAACGGACTATGGCACAATTACCTGCCCGGAAATCTGCGCATTGTGCTGCTCAACAACCATGCAGGGGGTATTTTCAGGATAATTGACGGGCCGAAGCAGCAGCCAGAGCTGGCGCCGTACTTTGAAACGCATCAGGCCCTGGACGCAGAAAACACCGCCCGTGATTTTGGCCTCGGCTACACGGCTGTACGCTCGCTGCAGGAGCTCGAGCAGGCGCTGCCCAGCTTTTTCTCCGAAAAGGCCGGAGCGGGCATACTGGAGGTCTTTACAGACAGCCCCGCCAATGCCGAGGCGTTTGAACAGTACCGAATGGCGGTAAGGGCGCTCCCTTTAGGTTAATTTTCTGCAGCAGTTACGCCTTCGGCACGACAGGCGTAGCTGCTGCGTGTACTTGTTCTAAGCCCACTGTCCAAAGAGGTGCTGCTATTGCCGTTTTTTCCCAAGTACAGGTTTTGCCTCTCCGGCCAATCGCTCCTCGTTTCTGCCCCTCATAGCGCTTCTCTTTCAAATCTAAAAAGCCAAGGCGGACTTACCTTCACACCGCTGCCCAAGTGCTACACTTCAAAACAGGCCGTAGCTACAGGTCTGCCTGGCGGAGCCCCAAAAGGATGCTCAGGCCAGAAACCCATCACTCTTTTTATTGCCAGACTGTCACAATTCACCCACTGTGCCGATCATATTTTCCCCGGCAAGCTTCCGCCATATACTTCCTCTAAAACAAACCTTCGTTCTAACATCCATAATATTACCAAAATCGTTTAACATACTACAAATCAAATTGTTCCACTAAACCATATCAGCCATGAACCTCACACACGATATGAACCGCGTTGGACGCTGGGGAGACACGCACCACCCCGTATGGCTCGACTTTTTAAGGGTGGCCCTGGGTATCTTCCTGCTGGTAAAGGGAGTTATGTTCGTGCAGGACACAGAGGCGCTGTTCAGCATCATGCGGAAGAGCCAGTTTCCCTGGGTATCTATCGGGTTGGCGCACTATGTGGCCTTTGCTCACTTGGTTGGGGGGCTTTTGATAGCGATGGGGCTTCTCACACGTGTGGCGATACTGTTTCAAATTCCGATCTTGCTGGGTGCCGTTTTCTTTATTAACCCCGAAAGAGGGTTCTATTCAGAGAACACAGAGCTCTGGACGTCAGTCATCGTACTTTTTCTGCTTATTTTCTTTCTTGTTTTCGGCTCGGGGCGCTTCTCCGTCGATCACCTGATCCGCAAGCCGAAACGCGACTGGCTGTACTGAGGCAAAAAGCACAGGACCTGAAAAAAGCCGGTGCTCCGGTGCGGATGGCAGGCTTCTGCTTTTCTAGCTCCACAAACAGAAGTACAGGGCAGGAAAACGTGGTTTTGGGTTAAGAACAAAGCAGGCAAAAACCTTTGCCTGCTTTGTTTGCTTTAACGGTACTTAGCTGCGAATTTTGCAGTGCACGTATACCTTCACTTCCCCCAACGAGGCACTACTTTTTCGGCCTCCCTGGCAGGTGGACATACGCTTTACCAGAACTGACCCATGACAGAGAAATACCTGACCCTGAACGGCAAGAAGTTTTACTACGATGAGATTGCCGCCTATTCCTTCCGAAACAGCATTCCGCTGAATGGCTATGAGAGCAAAACACTGGAGTTTTGCCGCAACTGGCTCAACGGGGTGCAGGAGTTTCCGATCCAGACGTCAGGCTCTACAGGCGTGCCTAAAACCATCAGCCTTACGCGCGCGCAGCTGGAGGCAAGCGCACGGCGCACCCTGAAGCTGCTACAAGTCACCCCCGGTGACTGTACCCTCATCTGCCTCAACACTGAGTACATTGCTGGCATGATGATGCTGGTGCGCGGCTTTATCGGGGAGCTAAAGATGATCATCGTGGAGCCAATCAGCAACCCGCTGGCGCTGGTAAGCCCCGACGAGAAGGTTGCCTTTGCCTCTTTTGTGCCGATGCAGCTGCACGCAATCATGCAAGAGGCGCCGGAGCGCATCGGGCAGCTCAACAACATGAAAGCCCTTCTGATCGGCGGTGCCCCTGTCTCCCCTACCCAGCAGCGTGAGTGGCAGAGCATACAGGCGCCGGTCTACCACACGTATGGCATGACGGAAACGGCCTCGCACATCGCATTGCGCCAGCTCAATGGCGCAGGTGCCGCCGAGTATTACAATGTGCTGGAGAATATCCAGATAGGCCTCGACAAGCGCGGCTGCCTCACCATAAAGGGAGATGTCACCAACAACGAGCTGCTGGTGACAAACGACATCGTGGAGTTGCTAACGCCTACCCGCTTCCGCTGGATCGGCCGCGCTGACAACACCATCAACACCGGAGGGGTAAAGGTACAGACGGAGAAAGTGGAGCTGGGCATAGCCGAAGCGATGCTGGACATGGAGAATGCCCCGCGCTTCTTTATAGCGCCGCAGCCAGACGAGGTGCTGGGCGACAAGATTGTACTGGTGCTGGAGGGCCAGGCGCTGGCGCCACAGGCAGAGCAGGAGCTCTACGAAAAGATGCGCCTCTACCTGAAAAAGTTCGAGATGCCACGGGAAACGTACTACAGCCCCGCATTCACTGAAACAGCCACCGGCAAGGTATCGCGGCAGCGCACACTCCAGAAGCTGGGCCTGCACACGGATTAAACGTAGCGAATGTGATCGGCCCGGGCACACTCCCGTAAAAAGTAAAAACCAACATCAGCCCTATGAAGAAGTTTTTACGAAACGGTGTGTGCCCGTTTCTTTTTATGCTGGGGCTCAGCAACTGCAACAGTAGCCTCTTCACCGCCAGAGCACCCCTGCAGCTCCAGCAGGCCTGGGCCTCCGACAATGCTTTCAAAACCCCTGAATCGGCACAGTACGACCCGCAGCGCAACGTTATCTACGTCAGCAACATCAACAAATCCTCTAAGTCAAAAGACGGCGACGGCTTTATTTCCAGATTAAGCCCCAACGGTGAGCTAGACGAGCTTTACTGGGTGACCGGCCTCAGCAACCCGCGCGGCATGGCCATCTACAACAACGTGCTCTATGTGGCTGACACCGATGAGATCGTGGCCATATCCACACAGTCAGGGGCTGTACTCGGGAGGTACACCCCGGATAGAGCCGAATACCTGAACGATGTGGCAGTGGATAACACCGGCAACGTCTACGTTACCGACTCCGAGCAGAAGCGCATTTACCTGCTCCGCAACGGCCGCGTCAGCACCTGGATGGACAACACCGGAAGGGAGAAACCCAACGGCATCTTTATAGAGGGCGACCGCATGATTGTTGCCTTTATGAGCAGCGGAGAGGTGCGCCTGGTAGACCCGCAGACAAAGAACTTCTCCGACTGGGTCGACGGCATTCCATCAGCCGACGGCATTGCCGAGGTTACCGGTGGCGGCTACCTTGTTTCCAGCTGGGAGGGGGAGGTTTACTACATAGACGAGAGACGCCGCAAATGGCGCCTGCTCAACACCAAACCCCAGAACATCAATGCCGCCGACATTAGCTACGCCGAGCGGCCAGGGCTGCTGCTGGTGCCAACTTTTAACGATAATCGGGTCGTGGCTTATAGACTAAGCACACGGTAAATCCGTTAAAGGCCTATACCGTTATAATGTTTGAGGCAAGGCAGCTGCACCGTTACGTGTCAGTTGCCTTCTCATTTCCTGTGCACTTTTAGGGCTGATGCTATGAAAAAACTTCCTACGCTACACATACTTAACGGCGACGCATCCGTCACTGCTTTTTCGGCTGCCGCCATACCTGGCCAGGTGCTGGTGTGGCGCGAGGTGCTATCTGAGGGGCCTGCACTAGGCAGCCTGCCTGAGGATGAGTTCTGGCAGAAGAGGCAGCAGTATATCGCCGATGCGTATGGCGAGGACGCCGACACGTATAGGCAGAAGGTACTAAGCGAGGTGCACAAGCTGGAGGGCGCAGGGGCCTTTTTCGAGGTAGTGCTGTGGTTTGATGTCGACCTGATGTGCCAGGTGAACCTGATCTACCTCCTGCAGCGCCTTCAGCAGAACAAACCCACCACCGTGTCCGTGTGTACGCCACCGGCACCCAAGCAGATAGCACGCATGGAGCCCGGGGAGCTGCAGCAGTTACTGGAGGAGCGACGCCCGCTCTCTGAGGAGCAGCTGCAGCAGGTTAAGGAGCTGTGGGACCTGTACGCAGGGCCGCACCCGCTTAAGCTGCAGTTGTACCTGCAGCAAATGCCCCTGCCGTTGCCACACATGGAGGCCGCCCTCAGGCTGCACCTGAACCGCTTCCCAAACTGCGCCGATGGCCTCAGCCAGCCTGAACGGGCCCTGCTCCAGTTTATCCAGGAGGGCGCCAAGAGTATAGAAGACGTGATGCGTAAGTTCTGGCAACAGGACCCGGGCTACGGCTATGGCGACGTGCAGTTAAAGCACCTGCTGGCCCGCCTGCAGCCTGACCTGGCACAGACGACGGAGCCGCTGAAACTTAGCTTCTTTGGTGAGCGGGTACTGGAGGGGTATGCTTCCTTTACGCCTAAGCTGCATTGGTTGGGCGGTGCGGAAGTAAACGGCAGCAGTAACTTTTGCTTCGATAGTGACCGTGAGCGCCTGCGCGAAAGCTCCTGAGCAAGTTTGGCCCCAAAACTGCAGTAGCAGGAGCATACATTTACTTTAACCACCGAGCCATGAAGAAGATGAGACAAAAGTATGCCTTAGCGCTCGCCGCAGGATTGCCCCTGACTACAGTTGCCCTGGCGCAGACACAGGAGTCGCCGCCACAGCAACCGGAGCATATTTTAGTGAGCACCAAAGGCTACAGCACAAATACAGAAACTCTTTCCGGCATCAACCTGACCCCTACCCGCCACGGCACCTACCAACTCGACTTTTCGCAGGAGTTGGAGGAGGACGCCATGCTGCAGGTAAAGAACACGGCAGGAAAGGTGGTGTTTCAGAAGCCGGTGCGCAAGGAGGCTAACCGCAGCTCCTGGCGCTACCAGTTGGGCAGACTGAGGGCCGACACTTACCTGATTGAGGTAAAAACAAGCGACACCACCTACTGGACAAAATTCAAAGTCGGGAAGTAAACCCTGCTATAGCACTGGAGCCACAGCAGCGCAAGCTGCTGTGGCTCCAGTGCATAAAAAA includes:
- a CDS encoding DoxX family protein, with the translated sequence MNLTHDMNRVGRWGDTHHPVWLDFLRVALGIFLLVKGVMFVQDTEALFSIMRKSQFPWVSIGLAHYVAFAHLVGGLLIAMGLLTRVAILFQIPILLGAVFFINPERGFYSENTELWTSVIVLFLLIFFLVFGSGRFSVDHLIRKPKRDWLY
- a CDS encoding AMP-binding protein, giving the protein MTEKYLTLNGKKFYYDEIAAYSFRNSIPLNGYESKTLEFCRNWLNGVQEFPIQTSGSTGVPKTISLTRAQLEASARRTLKLLQVTPGDCTLICLNTEYIAGMMMLVRGFIGELKMIIVEPISNPLALVSPDEKVAFASFVPMQLHAIMQEAPERIGQLNNMKALLIGGAPVSPTQQREWQSIQAPVYHTYGMTETASHIALRQLNGAGAAEYYNVLENIQIGLDKRGCLTIKGDVTNNELLVTNDIVELLTPTRFRWIGRADNTINTGGVKVQTEKVELGIAEAMLDMENAPRFFIAPQPDEVLGDKIVLVLEGQALAPQAEQELYEKMRLYLKKFEMPRETYYSPAFTETATGKVSRQRTLQKLGLHTD
- a CDS encoding SMP-30/gluconolactonase/LRE family protein is translated as MKKFLRNGVCPFLFMLGLSNCNSSLFTARAPLQLQQAWASDNAFKTPESAQYDPQRNVIYVSNINKSSKSKDGDGFISRLSPNGELDELYWVTGLSNPRGMAIYNNVLYVADTDEIVAISTQSGAVLGRYTPDRAEYLNDVAVDNTGNVYVTDSEQKRIYLLRNGRVSTWMDNTGREKPNGIFIEGDRMIVAFMSSGEVRLVDPQTKNFSDWVDGIPSADGIAEVTGGGYLVSSWEGEVYYIDERRRKWRLLNTKPQNINAADISYAERPGLLLVPTFNDNRVVAYRLSTR
- a CDS encoding DUF1835 domain-containing protein — translated: MKKLPTLHILNGDASVTAFSAAAIPGQVLVWREVLSEGPALGSLPEDEFWQKRQQYIADAYGEDADTYRQKVLSEVHKLEGAGAFFEVVLWFDVDLMCQVNLIYLLQRLQQNKPTTVSVCTPPAPKQIARMEPGELQQLLEERRPLSEEQLQQVKELWDLYAGPHPLKLQLYLQQMPLPLPHMEAALRLHLNRFPNCADGLSQPERALLQFIQEGAKSIEDVMRKFWQQDPGYGYGDVQLKHLLARLQPDLAQTTEPLKLSFFGERVLEGYASFTPKLHWLGGAEVNGSSNFCFDSDRERLRESS